Proteins found in one Candidatus Binatia bacterium genomic segment:
- the purD gene encoding phosphoribosylamine--glycine ligase codes for MTDILVVGGGGREHALVWKLRASPRVGRILCAPGNAGIAKDAECVAVSADDVPALADLAEREKVDLVVVGPEAPLTAGLVDELTRRGVRAFGPNQAGAELEASKAFTKGLLDEAGVSTAAYGTFEDADAAHAYLDEVGAPIVVKADGLAAGKGVTVAETLDEARAAIDSIMRDRVFGSAGARVVLEAKLGGEEASFIALTDGRTVLPLATSQDHKRIGDGDTGPNTGGMGAYSPAPVVTPELFEEVTKTVLEPVVATLRKRGIVFKGVLYAGLMIEDGKIGVLEFNVRFGDPECQPLLMRLQTDLLDLIDAVVDERLHEIELEWDSRAAACIVLAAPGYPSTPEKGATIRGLDEAADVPDSYVFHAGTGASGGEVVTTGGRVLGVTSLGETIASAVERAYEATAKIEFPGMQLRRDIGRRAIARGA; via the coding sequence ATGACCGACATCCTGGTCGTAGGAGGCGGCGGGCGAGAACACGCACTCGTCTGGAAGCTGCGGGCGTCGCCCCGCGTAGGGCGTATACTGTGTGCTCCCGGCAACGCCGGGATCGCGAAGGATGCAGAGTGCGTAGCGGTCTCCGCCGACGACGTACCCGCGCTCGCCGACCTCGCCGAACGCGAGAAGGTCGACCTCGTCGTGGTCGGCCCCGAGGCACCGCTCACCGCGGGCCTCGTCGACGAGCTGACCCGTCGTGGCGTCCGGGCGTTCGGCCCGAACCAAGCCGGCGCCGAGCTCGAGGCCAGCAAGGCGTTCACGAAAGGCCTTCTCGACGAAGCCGGCGTCTCAACCGCCGCGTACGGCACCTTCGAGGACGCGGACGCCGCCCATGCCTACCTGGACGAGGTCGGCGCGCCGATCGTCGTGAAGGCGGACGGCCTCGCTGCGGGGAAGGGTGTTACCGTTGCGGAGACGCTCGACGAGGCACGGGCCGCCATCGACTCGATCATGCGGGACCGGGTGTTCGGCTCTGCGGGCGCCCGCGTCGTGTTGGAAGCCAAACTCGGCGGCGAAGAAGCGTCCTTCATCGCACTGACCGACGGCCGCACGGTGCTCCCGCTCGCGACCTCGCAGGACCACAAACGAATCGGCGACGGCGACACCGGCCCCAATACCGGCGGCATGGGCGCCTACTCCCCCGCCCCGGTCGTCACGCCCGAGCTGTTCGAAGAAGTGACAAAGACGGTGCTCGAGCCCGTGGTCGCCACGCTCCGGAAGCGCGGCATCGTGTTCAAAGGCGTGCTGTACGCCGGGCTCATGATCGAAGACGGCAAGATCGGCGTACTCGAGTTCAACGTCCGCTTCGGCGATCCTGAGTGCCAGCCCCTCCTCATGCGGCTGCAAACGGATCTCCTCGACTTGATCGATGCCGTCGTCGACGAGCGCCTGCACGAAATCGAACTCGAGTGGGACTCGCGCGCCGCCGCCTGCATCGTCTTGGCCGCCCCCGGGTACCCGAGCACGCCCGAGAAGGGTGCGACGATCCGTGGGCTCGACGAGGCCGCGGACGTGCCCGACTCCTACGTGTTCCACGCCGGTACCGGGGCGAGCGGGGGCGAAGTCGTGACCACGGGTGGCCGTGTCCTCGGCGTGACCTCGCTCGGCGAGACGATCGCGAGCGCCGTCGAGCGCGCGTACGAGGCCACCGCGAAGATCGAGTTCCCCGGCATGCAGCTTCGCCGGGACATCGGACGGCGCGCGATCGCGCGGGGCGCGTGA